In a single window of the Elaeis guineensis isolate ETL-2024a chromosome 4, EG11, whole genome shotgun sequence genome:
- the LOC105037041 gene encoding uncharacterized protein, which translates to MAKTKLVALSFIVLLSIGLSEAGRALMSSGGSGGGEGGGGGGGSGNGSGSGYGSGSGYGEGGGSGAYGGGYGRGGGGGGGGGEGGGSGSGYGSGSGYGSGSGYGAGGAHGGGYGSGGGGGGGGGSGEGNGSGSGSGYGSGSGSGYGKGGGAHGGGYGSGGGGGGGGGSGSGSGYGSGYGSGYGSGGGGHP; encoded by the coding sequence ATGGCTAAGACTAAGCTTGTTGCCCTTTCCTTCATAGTTTTGCTGAGTATCGGCCTCTCCGAGGCAGGCCGAGCGTTGATGTCTTCAGGTGGAAGTGGTGGCGGAGAAGGTGGCGGGGGAGGTGGTGGCTCTGGAAATGGCTCCGGTTCCGGATATGGTTCCGGCTCTGGTTATGGCGAAGGAGGTGGATCCGGGGCTTATGGTGGTGGGTACGGAAGAGGTGGAGGCGGCGGGGGCGGAGGCGGTGAAGGGGGAGGCAGCGGCTCTGGCTATGGGTCAGGAAGTGGGTACGGGTCTGGCTCTGGATATGGCGCCGGTGGAGCGCATGGTGGAGGTTATGGAAGCGGTGGAGGTGGTGGAGGTGGCGGTGGCTCCGGCGAGGGAAATGGAAGTGGAAGTGGATCGGGCTACGGATCCGGCAGTGGGTCAGGATACGGCAAGGGAGGTGGTGCCCATGGAGGTGGTTACGGAAGCGGTGGTGGTGGCGGCGGTGGCGGCGGCTCGGGCTCTGGGTCTGGCTATGGTTCTGGCTATGGGTCAGGATACGGGAGTGGAGGTGGTGGACACCCTTAA